In Podarcis raffonei isolate rPodRaf1 chromosome 8, rPodRaf1.pri, whole genome shotgun sequence, the genomic window CCCTGGCAACCCAACTCACAAAGATTTGAGGCTGCTTCCACCCAGTTGGGCTGCAGGCTGAATCTACACCCTGGCCGAATCCGCCTGAATCATGCGGTGTGAGTGTCTACTCTTAGCTCTATCCTTGCTGCTAAcaagacccccccacccccaccccagagaaTCCGAACTGGTCATTGACAGGCCCCACCGGAGCCGGACAGCATGGGAGCTGTCTGGGGCTCTGGAAAGAGACATGGAAGAAGTGTCTTGTGGTGCTTGGAGATGGTTGGATTTCTCCAGGTGGTGCTGGCACAGCCTGAAGCCTCAGCGCCACTCCTGCCTGCTGCCATCGCTGCCTCCCTTCTACGCTCGTTCTCGCCCCGCGCGTCTATAAATAAAACAGATGGTCACCGTGTTGCCGCCAGACCCTCGTGCCCTTTTCTCTCGCGTAGGCTGCTGGGAAGGAAGATCAGGACGACGCTTAGAGTCCGGGCTGCACGTTCTCTGCACTTAGGAAAAGGATCTGCGTTCTGCAACCCGAATGCCGAAGTTATCTCCTTGTTCCTTTTGCATAAGGCTATATATATTTCTGCTGTTTCCAAGGAAGGGAGGAAACCACTTTGTCCCCCAATCCCTGGCTCACCCTCGGACAATTAGAAATCCTCCTTCTCacacccagccagataggcggcgTATAAATATTACAATTATTAAAttactattaaaggtaaagggacccctgaccattaggtccagtcatgaccgactctggggttgcggtgctcatctcgctttattggccgggggagccggcgtacaacttccgggtcatgtggccagcatgactaagtcgcttctggcgaagcagagcagcgcacggaaacgccgtttaccttcctacctatttatctacttgcactttgacgtgctttcgaactgctaggttggcaggagcagggaccaagcaacgggagctcaccccgtcacggggattcgaaccgccgaccttctgatcggcaagccctaggctctggggtttaacccacagcgccacccacgtcccaaattaCTATTATCTTCCGCCTAAAGTTGGAGCCAGGCAGTTTGCCCTCATGCCTCAAAGCCTGTcttctcatagaattgtagagctgctaGGAAagaccagggtcatctagtcccaccccctgcaatgcaggaatcgcagctaaataaTCCCCAATGTATGGCCACCagcctctgtttagaaacctACACGAAGCTGAGTCCGCCACCTTCCGAGGGCGTCTGTTCTGCTGTCAAACGGCTCTAACCATTAGACAGTTCTACCatcaggaagtacttcttcatgtggagcatagttaaactatggaactcactgccaccagAGGCAGCAATGGGCACCAACCCGGGTGGCTCCAAAAGAGGaccagacaaattaatggaggagagggctaccagTGGCCCTCAGTTCTGTCCTCGCAGCCGGAGGCAGCAATGTCTCTGAACAGCTGGGGACCACGGGAGGGGAGAGCTGCTGTtgcatctggctggccgctgCAAGAACAGGACGTTGGACCAAACAGGccacagtgtgatggcctgggattcggactcagaggctgaacctgaggaatcccagcctgcacaggattccctgccttcagaaccagctgagccggggctggggcctgagcctgaagggtcctcacctgggctggatcctcaggtgcaggcaccagctgagcctgctctggctcctgaggtgatggaggacccattgcctgcaggtgctccactctcagccccgtcagaggaagctgaggttgcctctgggtccagtaaccctccagcctctcctgagctgcagaggctcagggcagagaggtggagggaactaagttcccgcaggaggagtgctcgcctccaggccaggagatgtgagtcacctgtggatcgGGGCAGCCCTATGCCTCGGggtagataaaagccagccagccccagtcccaagttgcgggagcaacattgttggttgctagttcctgactgaaccctgtcctgctcttctgccagagtacCTGATCCCACCCgactccccgccttggacccagctacagctttgacggacagcctccataccgcaccattgaccttggactggactcggacctcgcctctcaatTAGCCCCGGCACCAGCACACACAGGCTCCTCCGATGTCGTTCTGTCTGCCAGAATGTTCCAGTCTTTGCCAAGCGGGTGGGGGCCCTTGAACTATGAGGCCCACGAGGCCCCATCAGCACAGTGTTCCTCCAACGAGAGCTCTGGGTTGGTGAAAGCTGCGCTACAGCCACGCAACACCCAgccgggagtggggggggggggaatgaatgcaCCTCAAAGCATTGGTCGTAGAATCATCAAGTTGGAAGGGGCCTgaagatcatccagtccaacccgctgcaactctatcccttacggggatcgaacccacgaccctggtgttatcagcaccacgctctaaccaactgagctaccctggTGGGTCATGCCCGATGGATGACATCTAGAGCCAGCCGGAGGCAAGGGACAAGACGGTGCCCCTCTCCAGGCTTATGCACACCTTGACAGGTGAATATTGTTTTAACGCTGGGGGCCGTCTCTGCTATTGCACTAGACTGGCGCAGGGGGCATGGGGTggcacacagaattctgcctGCCAGCTAAAGGGATAGACGGCTGGGCGCATTTTGCCAGATTGTGCGAGGCTATGATGCaacaacctagaatagcattggcCTCACTTGCCGCCACACCACGCGACGGGCTCATGCACAGCTCCTCCCTGCAACCTCTTGGCCTTTTCACGAGCTGTTGAGCGAGTCCCCGGCCCCCCCATCTTAGGGAGGGGTTGGGCATGCAGCAAGCAAAGGGGAGCCCTCTAGCACCCCGACTGACCTGGATGATGTAGAAGCGGGAGATGCCCTCCTGTCGCTTGACCTTGGAGCTCTTGGGGGGGCGCATGGGGGCGCTGGGGATCTCCTTCACCTCCAGGCAGTCGGGTTCCTCCTTGGAGGAGCCGTCCGGGTTCTGCACCAGGATGCCGTTGACGTTCTTCACCTTCCTGCCGTCCTTCTCCAGCAGCGGGTAGAGGAAGGAGTAGCGGCGGTCCCTCTGCTTGGCCGACTGGTGCACTGAGTAGGTGATGAAGCAGAGACTGGGCGTGCAGACCAGGATGATCTGGAACACCCAGTAGCGGATGTGCGAGATGGGGAAGGCCTTGTCGTAGCAGGCCTGGTTGCACCCGGGCTGCAGGGTATTGCACATGAACATCGTCTGCTCGTCCTCGTAAACCGTCTCTCCCACGATGGCCACAATCAGGATGCGGAAGATCACCACCACTGTCAGCAGGATCCTGGCGGGACGGCAGGAGAGGAGAGCAGAGGGAGATATTAAGGGAGACTGCGGACGGCCACTGtgaccacataacacaggtcctAAAATATCTACGTCGGAGCCTTGACTGGATCCGGCCAGTATTCCATTAAGCTCAGCACACTGACTTGCCccgagtggtacatgctctgtagttatctcccgcttagactactgcaatgtgctctacgtggggctacctttcaaactaatccagaatgcggcagctacactggtgacagagcggccgctgggaccatataacaccggtcctgagagacttacattgactcccagtacgtttctgagcacaattcaaagtgttggtgctgaccttcacagccctaaacagcctcaaaggcccagtatagctgaaggagcattgttcagcccggacaccaaggtccagctccaaggatcttttggcggttccctcactgtgagaagcgaaattacagggaaccaggcagagggctttctcggtagtggcacccacgctgtggaatgccctcccatcagatgtcaaggaaataaacaactatctgacttttagaagacatacacacacaaaatgctgaaGGAGAGCCTCTGGGATTGTAGCTGCATAAGTGCCACACTTCTCAAGAACATGgcacacacacagtcataccgtggatcctgaacaccttgcgagtcaaacgttttggctcccaaatgccgcaaacccagaagtgagtgttcctgtttgtgaaggttctttggaacccgaacatctggtggggcttccgattggctgcagtagaagccgtgctttggtttctgaacattttggaagtcgaacagacttctggaacagattccgtttgacatccgaggtaccactggatagatagatgcagatagatagatagtgggAGCCATGGTTTAACCCTCACagggctataattcccagcaccctttaacaaactacatttcccaggattctttggggaaagtcttaAATTTATGGAGCCAGGGAGTTGGGGGCTTCCTCGGAGCACCTCTTGGGAAACAGCTGAGATGCTGGATGAAAGCAGAAGGGCTTCCAAGAGCCCCAATCGACTGCAAGTTAAGAGGaatcaccagtgtggtgtagtggttaagagcggtggactcataatctggtgaaccgggttcgcttccatgctcctccacatgcagctgctgggtgaccttgggccagtcacacttctctgaagtctctcagccccactcacctcacagagtgtttgttgtgggggaggaagggaaaggagaacgtttgccgctttgagactccttagggtagtgataaagcgggatatcaaacccaaactcctcctcttatTCTTCCTCCGCAGATGAATTCATATTTCATTGCACGGGCAGAGAAAGCTGAAAGCAACATTGCGGGTGCAGTCTAATACCCATTT contains:
- the LOC128418265 gene encoding gap junction delta-2 protein-like — protein: MGEWTILERLLEAAVQQHSTMIGRILLTVVVIFRILIVAIVGETVYEDEQTMFMCNTLQPGCNQACYDKAFPISHIRYWVFQIILVCTPSLCFITYSVHQSAKQRDRRYSFLYPLLEKDGRKVKNVNGILVQNPDGSSKEEPDCLEVKEIPSAPMRPPKSSKVKRQEGISRFYIIQVVFRNALEIGFLAGQYFLYGFNVPAIFECDRYPCVKEVECYVSRPTEKTVFLVFMFAVSGICVLLNLAELNHLGWRKIKTAIRGVQARRKSICEVRKKDLSSLAQVPTLGRTQSSESAYV